The following is a genomic window from Miscanthus floridulus cultivar M001 chromosome 14, ASM1932011v1, whole genome shotgun sequence.
TAGTTAAATGCCTTGCCTTGCTTGACTAGAATAATGTGATGAGTGTTGCTTTCTTAATAACCAAATTTGAAGATTATGTAAGTTACTACTGCTACATTTGAAGTCTTGCTTTGTTAGTTTCTGTTTGGTATCTCATCGAGGGACATTTAAAGTGTACTCCCACttctgtaatatagtgcattctaagaATTTTAAaacaaattaagagagaacataaaagacgtATGTACTATCATTTTATTTCCAAATCAGACGCTACCATCAACATGATTagtggtgattggttgataaatgaaaAGTATTTAATACAAAACTGGTTTTTATTctctagaatgcattatatttgaggacaaattttaaatgctagaatgcactatattacaggacggaGAGAGTATGTTAGTGGCTAATATATGTTGTTCTAATTTACTTTCCTTTCCCTCAAGAAGGTTATTAGTTACATGCCTGCAGCTTATCTTATTAGTTCAAGTAGCAAGTAGGTTTACCTGCGGTATGTTGGAGGGACATGTAATAGCTTTTGATATTACTTATGAAATTGCTAATTACCAATTGACTACTATATAGTTTGACGTGTCACGTATGATATAAGACCGTGGCCTTGAggacttttctttttttattatttttgtaaaTCATCATTAGAGACGTGTGTTGGTTATGCACGTTTGTGACAACAGTTCATCACATACGCGTTTTGACAATGCATGTCTGTGATGACTCCTATCACAAACACGTTTACCCTTATACAGACGTGTTTTGTGTACACGTATACACACGTCTATGATATATACTTATTACAGACGCAGGTTTACGCGTATGAGGTAAGTGGTGTGCATTATGAGAGACGCGTAAAACTGCGTATGTGATGTGCGGTAACACGCGTCTGTGATCAACTTTTTTACATAGTTTTGGAGGACTATTTATATGGGATGGTTGGCCTCTTTGAGGTCCTCTTGGTTCTCCTGGTATTCTAAGCATCCCATAGCATGAGTGAGCATCCAAGAACACCTCCAACTCATCTCCTTGCTTGTGTTTGATCCAAAATGAGATTGGGAGATATCTATTGCATTTTCCTAGTTGATTTGCATCTAGTTACAATAGTTCATCGGTTGAACCATGGTTTTCTTGTTACTCGTGGTGGTTGTTGCCACCTAGGTGGATTGGAGATCGTTTTGAGTGGCTATTGGTGATTGTTGTCGCCTCCAATCAAGTGGTTGTAAGGGGGCTCTTGTGCTCATCCCCGTGGAAGATCACGGAAAGCAACTCTAGTGGAATGCTCGTGGCTAGTTGGAGTGACCTTGTGCTTGATTCCTGTGTCACCGAGGTCATGGGTCTAGCTTGAGTGGCTAGTTAATCAGCGTGCGAATCATCACTTGGGGACTCACCACATCGTGGACATAGGTTGTCGGCAAGCAAATGAACCATGAAGATAGATCATTTGTGTTAATCACTTGCCCTCGTTAGTTTGTTACTACTCTCACCTGTATTTACATTCATTGCTTGTGTGGTAGTTGCTTGGTGGAATAGGTCTCTAGTTAGTTGTAGCTTTAGTAGTAGAGTGGCTAGCTCTTGTTTGCTCACTAGTTTAGCTAGCTACGGTGGCCTAGTATAGTTAGTAGCTTTGCGTGGTGTAGTGTTTTAGAATTATGTAAGGGGTTTGCTTAGAGTAAGTGCAAAGCAGTTGCTGTTAGGGCCTTATTTTGTACCAATAATCAACTTTGCTCTAGTCTTGTGCCTTTGTagaagaaatttttataggctattcaccgccCTCCCTTGAGCCATCTATATCCTTTGGAACACAGATTATTATATTTAGAGAGTGTCTCCTCATGAAGCTGGCAAGTCTTGAAATCATCGCATACCAATACCATGAACAAATATTGGGAATGTACTATGTGATAGTGACTTAGTGAATAAACCTGCAATATTATCACAACACTTTGCAAGATATTGATTTCCTCACTTGTTGTAACTCATGAGGACTGACGTGGATAGCTTGCATAAATATAGATAGGTGTTACAATTGCATGTTCTAGCGGATTGCTGATGTGAATAGCTTGCATATTGAGATATAATTCTAGTAGAGTTTAggattataagagatatagattgcGATCGCGGACGAGCTTTGCTAAAATATTCGATGCAGGCTAATGCTGGCGGCCTATAATGGTTGGTCGCAACTTAATTATATATTAACGCAGGCACGCAACAGCACGCTACGCGTATATAGCACGACTAAATAGAGGAATACGCGGTTAAGAAAAATGACCTCCAGGGTTCAGTCCTAAGTAACTAGCGATTCTTATACAATTggctcgccggccggccggcaaaGCATTGGTTATTATTGTGTGAGAACAAAGAAAGGAATATATCTATAGAGCAGCATTGGGGTGCCATCTGTTGACTCTCCACTGTTCGGAATGTTGCGTCCGTCCAAAACTCCATCGGAGGCACCTATAATCTCCTCTGTCATCGCTCAAGCTTTTCTCATTGGCGCCACCGCCTATAAATTGCGTATACATGTATACTAGATTACTAGTACTACAATCCACACCCCATAGATCAACACCGTACACATCTATACCCTAACCAAGGCCAAATAGTGCATTTCCAATCTACCTCGATCGGTACAAAGCAACCTTGGGTAATCAGCAATTACTAGGTTACTACCTGATCAATGATCAGGTTCTTTGTTTCTTGACTTGTGACGATCGATCGGCACCTTTATCTACCTGTTTCCCTTGTCAAATTTCCAGGCGCGCGATGGCAACAAGTGGACCGCCGAGCGCTGCGGCCGGCGCAGGTGGCGCTCCCAAGGACTCGTGGTCGGAGGTGGTGGGCATGTCGTcggaggaggcgaagaagaagatcaaggagGACAAGCCGGGCGCCGACGTGCAGGTCGTCCCGGCGGACGCCTTCGTCACCATGGACTACAACACCGACCGAGTCAGGGTCTTCGTCGACTCCAACGACAAGGTTGCCAGAGCTCCCAGGATCGGCTAGCTAGCCAGCACAGCACTCAGCAGAGGGGCGCGGGTGCATGCCATCGaccatatatatacatagaaTTTATAATTTCGTATATGAACAATAAAAGGCAGATGCATGCATGCGATATTTGTGTATCTGGAATTATGGATCCATTTGTGaatgtgttttttttttagaaCCGTGAGATCGATCACTTCGATTTGGGCCTCTCCTCCGTTTTTGTCTTCTGTTCCTGGTGAAATGGAAACTGACAATCAATTGATCAGGGCTTATATTAGCTACTTAGAAAAAATAACTGAAAACAGGGAAACAGAGAATATTGCAACGGTCAAGAGCATCAATCTAATTAACGATGAGATGGTATTCTAAGTTACGCAGGGCAAGTTTGTCTCTATACTCCATATGCTATTGTTGAATGATTACAAAAGAGAACTCTCAGCTAGGCTCCTTCGGCATTTGGAAAAATACAACAGACCCCGCACTCGCCCACGTCGCCCACTCACTCTGCTCGTGGGACGGACCCGTCCTCACCAGCGCCGCCCCCGCTCGCACCCCCGCCGTCCGCCCGCGCCGCGCTACGTGCTCGCTAGCTCGCTCCCGGACTCGCGTCTCTCGTCGTGGCCGTGCTCCATTGCATCCGCCTGCCCCTCTACCCCTAGCGAGGTCCGTGCCACCAACGGGCTCCACACCGGCGACCTACGCGCACTCCACGGCTTCGAGCTCCGTGACGGCATCGAGCTCCGCGTCAACGAGCCTCCTCTCGTCCAAGCAGCAAGCTGATActacgctgaaagcgcatgtttcaatagtatgttttaagtgttttagatgtttctatggtatgttgcaagtattgtatgtcaatgttgcaaaagtagttcgggatgttacacatgttgtaatggctatacacgtatgtttcaagtctatgttccaaatgtttcatctgttccagacgAATGCTGCAAGTATTttgtctggatgttgcaaaagtagatctagatgttgcatatatatgcatgttgcaagcatatgtttcaagtgtttcgtacgtatgtttgcaagtgttttatctgaatgttgcaaatgtttataATGGGTTTTAAATGTTTTttgggtgtttttgcaagtgtttcaaatgtttgtttcaagtgtttctctGTCTTCatttgtatgttgcaactgttgcatctaaatgtttcaaaagtagatcgggggttATATGGGATGCACGTGGAAAGCGGCCAGCGGTGCAGGACCACTACTGGTGTGCTCCCTCACGAACTTAACGCGCTAGGCGCTCGTTTGCTCCCTGTGCGGGCAGAGCGACCAGCGGTGCGGGACCACTACTGGTGTGCTCCCTCACGAACTTAACGCGCTAGGCGCTCATTTGCTCCCTGTGCGGGcagcgtccggacgctagcacccAGATTGGATGTCCAGGCGCTAGCAAGTCAGAGTAATACAAGGGCTACAAATGAGGCCGTACCTGAAATTGATGGGCCCTATGCAAAAATGGAATGAGGCTCTGCACCTAAGAAACGTTGATGAGTTATTCTGAGTTACCTTACGGCCACCATATTTTTAACACGATGACTAGTTTTGCTTGTAATAATTACTTCAATGGAATGGATAAAAGAAACAGGCCAGATATTCCGATcctatatatctaaaaaaaagATTCCGATCCTATAAATACACAGTTCCCCACTACCTATGTGTCTTGTTTCTGGAAACCAACGATTTCTAGAGGAGATCCATTTTTAGATATGGCTAAGATTCCCAATTGCTTCTTGAAATAAATTTTCTAGAGGTGGCTATATATTTTCCTGCCACACCTCTAGAATCAAACTTCAAACATTTAATTTTTCTCCACCGAATTGGAAATTTCTTATTCTGCTACACCAATATTTATTAACGACTATGCAAATCAACCACTGTATAAATTCACACATATAGACCCATAACTATATAAATGGATATGCATTCAGAAACCACGGTAGGGTACAGAATAGAACTGAACATACTCAAAGTTGTAGGGGTGATATATGACACCCCTATCTTCTATTTTCTTCCAAATCCATGCAACTTACATCGCAACCTTCAGCATCACTGAGTATATTGCTTTAGATTGGATTTCCTCTTTCTCCTCAATGTTTTTTCTAGCTCTTTGTCATTAGTTTCCACTTTACGAGGAAGTTAAAGTTTTTCTGTGCATTTCTTTGAGGATCTAAGTACCCCCGAGGTCTTTTATCAATTAAAGAAAATAATTCGGTCAAATGGAGACTGGAGAGGCACTGCACGTGAATGAGATTGGTTTTGATGCAACCTAGCCAAAAAGTGTTTGTATGTCATCAAAGTCGAAGGCAATTGTTCTCATTGGGCCTCCAAATGTGTCTTTCAAAATTTTTGCAACCATCAAGTCTATGTCATTTGAAAatgcacgcaagtaccaatccgGGAACATATTCATTCCATGTTGAAAAAATTAGAGTGTTTGGTTGGGTAGGAAATGCATGCCTCTTTGATAATTGTTCAGGCAATCTAGAATATCTTTGATGACCTCCATGTTTGGATACTTCATGTTCCTGTCTTTTGCTAGCGATGGTTTTTCAACCGTGGCTCTGGCTACCGTTTGCAGGCGATGGTTTTCTCGGTGTGTGGggctttcttcctcttcttcctatCTATTGCCAGCCACTTGACCACTCCTGAAGATTTCACCTTCTCAAACATCCTTATCATCACCAGCACATTTGAAagccctaatttggttttggtaattgactgACAACTAGTGGACTAATGCTTTTAATTGAGATGTTTGAGCGCTAGGTCCACATAAAGGAGTTGAGCAAGACAAGAAGATGGTGGAGTTGATCATAACTATGGTGCATATGTTCAACATGGAGAGAAGATGGATGGAGTTGGAAGCAAAGGCCTGAATGCCAAGGTATATTTTTGCCAGTCGTGTTTAAGATAGATAGACTACCCACCAAAGGGACATAACGGCTAGTTTGTTGTTggctctataaatagagggtgtatCAGCTATTTTAGCTCTCTTGGCACCCTTGGCTGATACATACACATACTTAGAGGTAAAGAACACACTACAATCACATTGGCATGCTCGAGATTGCTTTTGGGTGGGATCAGGAGGGAtctagtgcattgctttgagagttagcatctttgtggcactaggtgtttgttgttgttgtggttttcttgtttctcttggtggttgtcgccacctagaaaTCTTAGAGTAGCAAAGCATCGTTGATCATCGTTGGGTGATTATGTGGGGGCTCTAGTGGAGAAGATTGTGAGGGGCTTTGTGCTCATCCCCACGGGAGGTTGTGAGGAGCAGCTCTAGTTAAATCAAGAGGTTTGTTGGAGTGCCTTCTTGATGGGCAAGCTCATAAGAGAGTGCTCAAGTTGAGGGTCAAGCAGAGGAGCGGTGACCCAAAGGACTCGCCTAAAAGGGGAGTACGTTGCTGGCAAGCAACTGAACTTTGGGAGAAAAATATTATCAACTTCGTCTCCCATTAGTTTGCCCCCTTCTATACTTGCTATTACTTGTGTTCATATTCTGCTTATGTAGTTGCTAGAGTAGTTCGACTAGTTGATTAGCTCTCCTCAAGTAGTTGCTCGTCTTGGGTAATTCGACTAGCTGAGTAGTGCTATTCGAGTAGCTTGAGTGCTCTAGTTGTTTGCTATTTATTCATCTTGCCACTAGACTTGTGTAGGAAGGCTTGTATTGAAGTGCTATGCTAGACATGTAGAATTATTAGGAATCAATATCATGCCTAGTCTTGTTTTTgtcattgtagaaatttttataggtcaTTCACACATAGTCATCCATTAGATCCTTACAAGCTTTTGAAGTTCTAGTTCTTTGGTGGCCTCTTCTGGTGCATGCATTTCTAGTGCCTTGGGTTTCATGGGAGCTACCTTACTACTACTCGTCATGTATTGGCTCTTCTCATTCTTGTTGTTGATGGTACTCATGGTGCCTAGGCTTGTCTTCTGCTAGATGAGGTTGAGGCCTTTGAGACTCTTGCACCTCAGGCAATTATTGGTCATGAGGCGGTGTCGACTGATTAGGGTCTTCAACGATCGGTTGTAGCTAAGATGACGTAAGGTGAGACACTGTAGGAGCAATCAATATGATATAAAATTCCTCTTGTGCCACAATTTAAACTAGTTCACACATTGTTTGAGAAACTAGGCGCCATTTACATTGTTCGAGCAAACCTAGATGCCAAGCATTTAGGCACGTAAGCTCCGCTTAGGCAGTCTCAGTGCCAAGACTTATGGCGTCATAAGAGCATCTCTGAGAGTCTTTCTAAAACTCCAAATCATCATTTGGGGAGTGATTTGAATAAAAaccattttttatatattttcacTCTTCAACATCTTTTGTATATCTATATCTTATGCACACTCTAGAGACTTAACCTTGGTCTCCATCTTTGGCTAGCAAGAATTCTGGAATAGAGAACGACTATATTTGGATAACCGATCAAAGAAGTTGTTAGGTGATATTTTGTTcttcaaaatctctattcctaacaaTTAGGAACCATATAGAGAGCCTCTTAGAGTTACTCGAACGTGCAACATAGCCACCATTTACATTGGTGTGGTTCTAGGAACAGGTTTTGGTATTGTTTTTTTTAATGGTTCAAATGTGAGTTTCTTATGAAAAAAAGAGTAACCCAACCAAAAAAAACCCACACACAAGAAAATGGAATCCATCCCAAAAAGGTCACTGAATTCCCATGGGTGAAAAAGAAATTAGATGAGTGTAAAAAGAGGAATAATGCCTgatttagggtctgtttggtacaGCTCAGCTTCACTAATGAATTAGCTTTTGGCAGCTTTTGCTTTAGAAACAGCTTTACTTGTAGAGCTAAAACTGTTTTGGTAGGGTGTTTGGTAAATCAGCTTCACACCGTAgatgaaaataataaaataatcataatacccttttttctttttctttttattttttcttctcttttattTCTTTATTTATTCTTCCTTTCTCTTTCCTTGGTCCTTATCCACTCACACGAACTGACGAACCGTTCCTGTGCGGCGACGGCGGAAGTCTGAGTCTCTAAGGCAACCGTTCGTGTGCGGAGGCTAGAGCGATGGCGCTTTTTGGCTCCGCATCGAGCTCCACCTCCTTGCTGGTGCAGCTCGTGCCGAGCTCTGTCTTGTCGTCGGTGGAGCCCGTGCTCCGTGTCACTGTCGCAGCCCATGGCCAAGCGTCACCGTAGCAGACCGTGACCAAGCGTCGCCGTAGCGGACCGTGATCGAGCGTCACCGTAGCGGCCCGCAACCGAGCTCCACCTCGTCATTACGGCTGGCGGCCGGCAGCCGTGCTCCTCCTCGTCGATGCAGCTTGCATTCATCCTCGGCCTCGCTGTTGCATCGCCGCTGCAGCACGCGCTCCGCCTCGCCATCGCCACGTGCACAGGGGTAAAAGGTCTAgaacctgaaaggtcctaatatggctagaggagagtgaatagcctataaaacttTACAAGATCACTAGAACAAATTGTTAGTACGCTAAACGGTgaaatacaattttgctctagctctacaagggttgcaagccacctacttcaataattctagttgctacaatctctaggcacacaagaggctaagttactactcactaaaagctctcaaacaagctacactaaagagctccactaaatgAAACTAAGCTAGCAAGCAAGCtatcaaaactagctacactaaagagtttgctacacaactagtttgcaaagaATATAAggaagtgagtagggtgattatgcCGTCGTGTAGAGAAATGAACCAATTACAATATGAAAGTcaattcaatcactgggagaattccAATCACGATGAACACtaagatttttctcctgaggttcacgtgcttgccggcacgctagtccccgttgtgtcgaccaacacttggtggttcggcggctaataggtatcacacacctagctaACActtggcgccgcaagaacctatgataagtgaggtaacttaatgtcatgagcaatttactagagttacctttcggctctacGCCgaagaaggtacaagaccccacATAAATCACCggaagacggccacgaacaaccACCAACTCATGCTgatgctcctccgctgctccaagccatctagatgacaacaaccaccaagagtaacaagaaatccacgGCCACAACGATCCCTAAGTGCCACTACATGcaatcactcctaatctcactatgatgatgaatcaatgatagagatgagtaggAGATGTTTgcctaggctcacaaggatgtcaagaatgtcaaagtaccaagagagtgagccccaagctggCCATGGTCTATTTATAGACCCCCTCAAACGAATAGAGCCATTGCTCTACGCAggcacgaccggacgcaccccagcGTCCAATCGGCTGATGGCCACCACATGTCCTCCCTTTGAACTCTGCGCGTTAGATTCCAATGGTCAAAAATGGTCAGCGCAAAGTCAAGGATATGACTAGATGCGCTAGACTATGATCGGACGTGCCAAGCCAGTGTGCGCTCTCACTCCCTTCGCGCCAGGACCAAACGCACCGCCTGATGATCGGATGCTCCACCAACATGGaatccagtcgtttccagtaagcacccTAAGATGGTTTTTCGTGACTGAACACATCAGGTCGACACCGACTGGACATGGCTCTGAGTTCGAATACCTCTACACCGCAGGCCGAGCTACAGCGTCCCTACGTCAGTGTACATCACAAGTGACCTGATGTAGCCCCTATGCGTCCGGTTGCATGCCCTTGCCTACGTCCGATTGTGACGCCGAGCGCCTCCTTTACGCAGATTGATCGGATGCGCCCGGGTTGAGTTCGGTCACCCCagcgccagagtccggtcactacaatctcctcctttttcttTGTCTAtctccacaaccacttcacccttgcttccatgtaGCTAACTACAAAGTGTAGAACCTATGTgctcatgtgttagcatttttcaaagcattttacaagggtcaattGTTAGCGCAttaggtccctaatgcatatgtAAGAGTCATGTCACCAAGTGGCACTcaataaccgcttagccaaagatttcctctctttatagtatgactattgatcctaaatcactcacaccctctatggtgtcttcagtgcaaaccaaaaatggctcctatcattatacctttgccttgaccccatttttatttttctctttcttcttttctaaatatgaagcactt
Proteins encoded in this region:
- the LOC136504416 gene encoding subtilisin inhibitor-like; the protein is MATSGPPSAAAGAGGAPKDSWSEVVGMSSEEAKKKIKEDKPGADVQVVPADAFVTMDYNTDRVRVFVDSNDKVARAPRIG